The genomic DNA TGGGAAAGCACCGGCCATCACGGGGAGGTGTGCAGGGTTACCCCGTGGAAGGCCGCATGGGCAAGTTTCCAGGCGCTCCCTGTGGCCTCGCACGAGAGCTGGGACCGTCCCGGGGTGCGTGTTCAGGGTGTGACCGGACTCTGTCCTCCGCAGGGGGAGATGTTAGATAACATAGAGCTGAATGTCATGCACACGGTGGACCACGTGGAGAAGGCTCAGGAGGAGACCAAAAGAGCCGTCAAGTACCAGGGTCAGGCCCGGAAGGTGAGCGCCCTGCCACCCCCAGGGGACAGGTCCATCGTGTGCGCTCTCTCgctgtctcctccctctccccgtCTCTGTCTCTGCTGCCGCCACCTCTTGCATCCGGGGAAAGGGCGCCATGATTGACCGTATTGAGAACAACATGGACCAGTCCGTGGGCTTCGTGGAGCGGGCCGTGGCAGACACCAAAAAGGCGGTCAAGTATCAGAGTGAAGCTCGCAGGGTGAGCCCCGTGTCTCGGCGGGACCAGCCGGCTTCTCCTCTCCCTGTTCGCCCCCATCCATGTCCCTGAGATCCCCCTGCCTTCCCTCTGTCCAGCCTCCTCCTTCATCAGCTCTCCCTAGGGAAtagctccccttccctccccggCGTGTCCCGCATGGATCTGGCTCCCACTGTCTCCACCCGAGagcccacactggcaggcagctcTGTGGGATGGACCCGTCACTGCCCAGCGTTGCTGCTGCTCTGCTGGACAGAGCTCTCGGCCCATCCGGGGTCACGCGGCTCCTCTGCCCTTTAGGAGCGTCCTCTGCGCTGCCTTCCACTCGGCCCACACCTGTCCTCTTCGGTCTCTTTTCCCTGCTGTGAACCCAGCTATGTGCTGATGGCTATGTCAATGCTCAGGGCACACCTGTGTTTTCTACTTGCTAGATCAAACAGTTGAGAATCACTTTAGTCCCTGGCCACCTAGGAGGCGTAGGAACCTGGGATTCAAATTCGGGTTCCAGCCCAGCTCTTCGTATCACCTCATCCTGCTCActgcccgccccccacctctAGTTCTGGTGTCCCTGTTGCTTGGAGCATCTCTGCCCAGTCACCGCAGTAGCCAGCTCTGGTGGGGTTTGCTTTTTAGCCTGCTCTTTTCTGACTTTGTGCTCTGATATTTCCattcttcagttctttttcttccaaCTTTACCTGTTGCTTGGGCAGGTGTCTAGGGAGCTGGGAAGTTATTTCACATGATGAATCCTGTCCTGTTCACAACAGGACCTGTACTTTCAGGCCCTCAGTCACTGTCCTGGGTTTGACAGGTGGGAGTGTTCTTTGGGGGAGAGATGGATGGGAGTTTGCATTTAGGACTGTGTCAAATACATCTTCATACTCCCCTTGAAAAGGAAAAGCTCAGTCCCGTTATATCTTGGTTTACTGCTGCTTAGAGACCCCGTGACGGTTGCGGTTACGTCTGTCCACACGTGAGGGCTGCAGTGTGAGCTCGGAGCTGAAGGAGGCTCCGCATTTCCACCTGCTGGCACTGCTAGTGCAGAGGCAACTTAAACGGGAGATCCCAGCAGAGCGTCTTTACGTAGGGATGTCAGCTTTCCATTTCACTCTATCTGGGTCGATAAGATGCTTCCGGTGCAGAGGTGGGTTTTGGATGGCTGACTGCGGCTTTTTGGTGGTTTGTAATAAtgacttgtttttatttctcttatccCTCTCTCCAGAAATTGGTAATTATCATTGTGATAGTAGTTGTGTTGCTGGGCCTTTTAGCGTTGATTATCGGACTTTCCGTTGGGCTGAAGTAAGGGCGGCCGTGCTGACATGTAAGTAAAGGGAAGGCTCTCGGGACTCTGGACCGGCTTGCTCTTGAGAACCTAGCCTGGGATTTCCGGTTCTGCGTCTCCTCTCCCGGCTGTCCGCAGACACGCCGAGTGCTCACACTGTAGTCCTGTGCCTGCTCTGACCTCCGTCTGGTCCTCTTCTTGGGTCCTGGCTGCAGCCGGGCTCGGTCTCTCGTTGGTTTCTACCCCGAGGGGTCTGGCTCTGGTCTTGTCCATGTGTTCCTCGTTTGCCGAGCACCTCGTCTTCACTCCCGGTCCCGAGCAAGCCTGCTCCTCAGCTGGGTGCGGTCTCCAGCCGGGATCTGGGGTGTGTCCTCTGAGTTCTCGCTGTCTTTCAGGGCTGTTGGGCTttgccttccctttcctttccttgtaAATGGAGCTTTGAGTCGGGGTTCATGGCTGTAGGGTTTTGTTAGTGGCTGACTGGCTGGATCTCGAATTGCTAAGGTTTTTTGAGTGTGCAGTTGTGCCAACACCTAATACAGGCATCATTGGCTCCTCACACCACCTTCAGGAGACAGGCGCTGTTATCATCTCTGTTTTATAGGTGAAGATGCTcaggcttagagaagttaagtaacaggGCCAAGTTTGAGCACACAGCTAATCGTGGACCTAGGGGAATTCTGTCAGAGCTACTCTTCGTAAAACAAGGTGGCCATTTATCATCGTCTGTAAAGTCTAGAGAGCCTCAGAGGATGGCGACTTTAAAATTTAGGATATTAATTTGTAAAAAATCTGGTAAAAACAATAGAGCTGGCCACTGACTCAGGGCTTCATGTATGTAGCAGCAGCATGGCACGAGAGACCTGTTATTGGGACTGCGAAGACTTCCGAGGCTTCTCAGGTGTTTTTCTGACTAAAACATAGCGTTATGTATGGTTAAGGACAGACTGGTAAACGCTGAAAAGGTGAGCGGAATTAACTTTTAATATTATTGCCGATAATCTTATGGCACGTTCACACACTCGGATGAGGTTTTACATCATTCAGACTATGTTATCAACAGTTTGGTACCCAGTTACAAGGTCACAAGCATCATTTCTCAACAGTCAAATCTCTTTGGGAATCTCATGTTCAACAAGATTGTGAATATACTCTCAATTATTCAACATGTTCCCAATGGTGGAGGTTTGCTATTATTGTTTTGCTATGACTAACAGTATGATTAActtttatgttttcctctttcttacaAATTCATAGAAGGTGGGTTACTGGGGTAATAGATACATAGACGTGATACCAGAGCTGACCCTTCACTTCTTGCCTGtttacctttttttccttcctcctcctcccatgtGACTAGAGGATCTCAAAGTCAGATTATTTTTAACCCTAAACATTCAACTTCTTGATACATACATCCATTAGGTGACTGATCTCTCATAAGTAATTAAttgatttgcttttttcccctcctggtaCTTGGACTCTAGTCCttgacatttttttgtttgtagaattttgttCTGACGCTTCACAATCCCCCTGGAAAGGATATTAACATTAAGAAAAGGTGTAATAGTCAGTGTCTCTCCAAATCCATGGATGAAAGATGCCTTCCAAATTCACAGGGCCCCCCACCATCCCTAATTCCAGGAATTCAGAGTGTAAATCATTTTGTAAAATGAGGAGGCAGATCAGTCCATTGTTTTTAGCTGACTTACCCGACGTCTAAGACGCTAAGTTGCTGAGCCTTTGCTGGGTCGCTTCCCTGTTCCCTGACTGAGTCCAGGCCGATCAGCACACAGGCCTGGACTCGGGAGTCAGACCTCAGAACAGAAACACCCGACGTCCGTGCTCCCCACCTATGCTCTAGGATAACAGTATCCCCCCCATTTTCGTCGGGGAAGCTCGGTGGAGCTCAGCCCGCAAGGCAGAGCCGCCGTGACAGGCCTCCTGGACATTTCCATGTCCTATTCGCTGTGCCTTTCTGCTTCTAAGACGGGCTGGGTGGGCGCTGAGGGAGTGAGAAGACTCCAGTGCCAACAGGCCTCGGAGCTGCATTCGGAAGGAGCTGATGGGGGCCCTGCACACAGCACGGGTGTCTTTCTCCAGCGACCGTGCCTCGCCACCCACACTTCCCCCCACGGAGCTGACAGCCCCTGGGAAGGGTTCTAAGAGGCCCAGgggtttcccttttttccccttctgtctctTGTAACAGGGCTTTtggatcttcccaggtggctcagtggtgacgaatccacctgccaagcagatgtgggtttgatccctgggtcaggaagatcccctggagaaggaaatggcaactcactccagtattccagcctgggaaaccccatggacagaggagcctggcgggctgtagttcgtggggtcacagagttgcgTACACCTGAGCATCTCAATCAGACCAGGACGCTGGGCTCTTGCATGCTGGGTGCTTCCTTCAGGCCCCGTCGCGGATGCCTGTCGGCTGTTGGGTACGTGTTGACTCTTCCACGACTCTGTGCAGCTCATCTCTCCTCTCCGTCTTCTAGGTGTGTGGCTGAGTCTTACTGTCACTCTTCACCGTCACCCGGGGTGCTGACCCGACCAGcatctccccccgccccgcctgtCGTAGAGCCCGGTTTCACCCCAGCCTGGTGTGGCCGCCACCCCTGCCTTCAGATGGGAGCAGAGTGTGAATGGCCTTCCTGAGAGAGGGAGCCCCGTTCCTTTGTTTCCCTGTAACCACCCCTGGGCCTGACCTGGCAAACGGTCTCGCCCGGGAGGAGCCTGAGCGCCTCACCACCTTTCCTACCCCACCGGCTCTGAAGCGCCTCCTCCGGGACTGTAGGAACCACACCGGCTTCGGTCTCCCCTCCGACGTGTCAGACTGTGCCCTGTGCCTTGGGGCGCCCACCCGAGGCCTCCCCAGGTGCTGTACTGCCTACCTCACGGAGTGTTCTCCCCAGCACTGTAATGGTTTGTTTTAAAGTGGGATATCTTTGACAAAGCAAGGCTATTCTTCCAAGTTTGGCAACAGTAAGACCGGGGCCGgagtctcctgcctggcaggacCCCAGTCCTCCCAGCTTATGGTCCTTGTCTGAAAGCAGGAGGCCCGGGCAGAGGTCGCTGTGGTCTCGGAAGCTGCCTTCTCTGAAGTGCAGCCTTGAAACGACGCTCCCAGTGTGCCGAGCTCCGTGGCCACCTTCCACCTCTGTCTCTGCTGTCCTTCCTCATGTGGACTCAGGGACGCACCGCCTGAGACCGTCATCTGAGGTTACTGTCTGTCTAGGCTGGGCTGTGGTGTCACCGTACCCGTATCTGGGTCTGGGGAGCTGCTGTTCACTGCGGGGAGGCCCAGAATAACCAGGCCTGTAAAATCAGCCGGGGCTCAGGTCCTTGAGGGTCAGGCTCTGGGAGCTTTCAGACGGGGGCAGCTGTGAGTATTCAGGCATTTCATGTGTTCCAGATGTATTTTTATAATCGTATGTGtgacatgtatgtacatatatgcgTGCGTCTCTCAGGAAGTAGGGAACTGGAAATGAGGATATTCTAACCTCAAAAGAGTAACTTGAACTAGGCTAAAAATCAGGAATCATAGTAGAAACGTGATCTTCTCCTGTCATTGGGAAACTTGCTGTTTTCTGCACAAGCGCTCAGACCACCCAGATGGCTGGGGTGGGCACCAGGCGGGTCCCCGCTAGCAGACACAAGGAGGGACAAGCTCGCCACCCCTCCCCACTTGCTGCCCAGGCTGGGCTTGTCCTGAGAACACCCCATCGCAGTCTGGTTTTGTTCGCATGACTGTGGGGCTGTCCTGTGTCCAGGACTAAGCCAGCTCGGGAAGCCAAGGTCCACTCAGCAGTTCTTCCTGCTCCCAGGTTAGTGGACTTGATAGATTCCTTGTCACCCCCACTCGTCATGGAGGAAACAACAGCCAGGAAATTTTTAAGCTCCCGCATGGTCCTGGCCAGCCTCCCGATTCGTACTTCAGCTTTGACTTGAGTGCTTTCTAGGATAGGGGAGCAGCCTGACCCAGGCACCCCGCCTTCCTGTGCTAGGGCCACTCACTCAGCCAGCGCCCAGCACTCGGACGGAGCCGAGGGGGCCCCGTCGCCTGTGGCTGTGATGTCCAACTCAGGCCTGGCTCCAGCAACGCAGGCAACCAAGCTCCAATGGGACCTTTGCTCTCCTGAGACTCAGGCCTGGGGCTTATCATTTGGATACAAGTGaagggtttttttgttctttttttaaaatgtaaactggATAATTTTAAttgctaatttaaaaataaatgactctaTATACTGACTGTGAAGTGGTTCTGGCTCCAGGTCCCTGCGAAACACTTGCTGATGGGCTGCCCCATGTGGTGACTTGTGTTTGTTTTGGAAAggggtgaaaaaaaattttaaccgtGTGCTAGAGCAGGTGGATCCAAAGTTCTAATTTTTGAAAATGGTTTAACTCCCAAAGAATGCACTGTAAAGATCCATGTATTTGGATCTTAGATTTCAAGGGATTCCCCCCAAAAGACTTTGGCTTACTCACTGAGAATATCTGTGGCTCTGGGGTAAGTGGGGTGAGCCTGATGTGATGTAGCCGCAAGGCAGAACAATCCTCTGAGCTTGCTGTTGCCTGTGACTCTTCACGGAGAGGTGGTGTGTCTCTTAGCATCCTGGGTTCTAGAAGCCAGATccatcttcctttcccttcacGTCCGCTTCCGCACCCAGACCCATCCCTGTCTGCCTTCCTCTGAAACCCTCTCTGCGGTGACGTCATTTCTCACgtgctttttctttcctcatctgGATGAACAGAAGAAGATCATGATCATGATCTGCTGTGTTATCCTTGCGATCATCTTAGCTTCTACTATTGGGGGCATATTTGCCTGAAAAAAAACCAACAGGTGAGCCAtctctgggggctgggggtggggagggggtcagaCCTGTTTTCACCTGAGATGCTTGTGTCCTGAAGGCTTGTCACCCGGTGCCTTAATCTGCGTGGGATTGGGTGCTGCAGTAACGGCTGGAGAAAACCCAGAAACAGGGACATGAGTGAAGAGGGTGCAGGTAGGGCATGGGTGGACCAGGAGGCAGAAAGAGGCGGTCTGTCCTGTAAGCAGGTCTGGCAGCAGAGGGCTTCGTTGGGAATCCTTTGCCTAAGGGTGCTGGCTTCCTGTAGCGAAGGCGCTCCCACAGCGAGGGCTTTGGCACAGGGGAATGGTGGAGAACAAATTCGTTATTGACTAGAAGCACCCTGAAACTCTGGAAGAGGGCCACAGGGTGAACCCAGAGGAAGTAACGCCCTTCCCTTCGGAGGTCAGGAAGGTTTGGCGGCCCTGAGCGCGGCCGCGGCCGCGGCCACCCTGCCGTATGCTCTGTGATCTCCCCTCCGTCTCTGCCGTCCCCTCAGCCCTCACAGATGGACCCTCACCTGCTTTCTCAGTGCTTCTTCCGCCTCTGTGGGGCCGCCGCTTCGCCGCCGCAGACTCCTCCCGAGTTGTTCTTCCCACCGTGAAGCCTCGTATGAAACAGGACCTCCACCTTCTCCCCATTCAGTGACGCAAAGGGAGACAGGAGAATACGGCCTTGGGCGGCAGGCAGGGCGACTGGGTGCGGGTATGGCGCTTTGTGGCGGGTCAGGAAGGCGGTACATGGACGAGAAGGCGTAGGAGACCCTTTAGGAAATGGGCTTGGAGCAGGAGCCCCCTGACTTCAGCTGTTGGGGCGGAACTTCGCCGCGGGGGGTCGTCCAGCCGCTGCTGCTTCTGCACTTCCGGCCCCAGGTCTCACCTTTGACCCACCCTCCGTCCCCTTCCTTCCTCAGAGCCTCCGTCTCTGAGGCGATTGTACGGTGATAGAGCCCGGGCATGGCTCCTCACTGCTGTGTCCACAGTGCTTAGCACAGCGCCTGTCACAGCTGCTGTCCACTTTACTGTGCTGATTTCTGCTACGGACGAATCCTTGGATTTGATTCAACACTGTAAGGCATCAGTGGGAAATGATCTATATCACAAGTCTATAAAAATGCCACAGAGTGGGTTGACCCACTTATGCAAAAGTACAGGAGCGCCCCCTCACCCCCCATTTCCACAACATACACTTTGAAGTCCTTTATCTACGGGAGGTGGGGATAGGAGTTGTGCATAGCCTGTTACCTTGCGGAGACGGCTGGCCCAAGGATTGTGGTTCTGTAATTAAACATGGACCCCGAAAGAAACAGGTTTATGCTGTGACTGAATGCCCCACAGTCATCAACACCACTGCTCCGTGAGCCCTAAGAGGTGACGATGTTAGGTCAGAAGGCCAAATGAACCCGTCATTATTACTTCTGATTCATGCTGCCAGCTAAAACGGGCTGCAGTGGCCAGCAACGCGTGTACAACAAACTGTTCCAAACACTGTCCTCTATTCAAGGTTCAGGTGTGCTCTAATGCAGCTTAGTGATTATTGTACAAGATTCACTAAAAATACGTTAAAATCACAGTATATGATTCTTGAGCATTACTCAACTGCTTAGATGAATCTGTACTTTGGAAAGTAAATTATTTTGCCATCAAGTCTAACTTTTTAAGAATGGGGGCTAAAAAAAAGGACACTTCAGTGTGCTGTTTTCTGCCCACTTTCAAAGGAAATATTTCTATCAATCTGTATCTCCTTTGGTTTGCATACAGGATAGCAGCCACTGCTAGCTAGCTCTGAAAAACAGATGAACTTTGTTCAAGGCAAACACGGAGCTGGAATCATGGGCTTTTGAATGACCTAGGCTCTCGCTCATTCAGCAGTAGGGATCTGAGTGCCAGGCAGCCCCTGCCCTGTGCTAGGACCTATAGGGACACAGATGCAGAGCCAAGCACCCTCCATCCTCAGAGGGTTTCAGGCCTAGGAAGGACCACAGCAGTCAGCTTTTCCATCAGTTTCTTTTGCTAAAAGGCAAGGGTATGTCTTGCCGCACTGTCCcaacaccgccccccccccccccccccccacgacTGAGAGAAGATGGGTAGCTGGGCATAAATAAATATGTTGTCAATTATTTTGTGTACTGCtgtcttctctttgtttttccagAAACAGTAGAAGTTTGTAACTAGTAAAGTGGCATaagcttcccggtggctcagagggtaaagcacctgcctgcaatgtgggagacccgggttcgattcctgggtcaggaagttcccctggagaaggaaatggcaacccactccagtattcttgcctggagaatcccgtggatggaagagcctggtgggctacagtccatggggtcgcaaagagtcggacacgactgagcgagctcacTTCTAAAGTGGCATAAAAACTAGCTCCtgaagtgtgtatatataaaaggTTGACTTGTATCAGAGGTGGGAAAGGAAATGTGATTTAGCCTTGAAGACAGTCTTCCTTCCGTTGAGAACCAGTCAATTAGGTCTGGTTCTTAATCCTTTAAGGGACTGAGCGACCAGTGAGAAGTCACATCATCTTGAGCTGATGCTCACACTTTAATATAATGCACTTAAAAGAATCTGACAGGTGATGTACAGTTTTTCAGAGCGTCTGTTCATATGCTGCTCCTCGGTTATGACATCAGAGGTACCCAAAGACCCGAAGGACTGGCTTAGGGGTGCGAAGGCATGGATTCCCACTCCTGAGCCTCACTACACGCGCTCAGGCATGTAGAACTTGCCCCAGTACCGCCCCCGGTGGGTCAGGTCGTAGGGGCTCAGCACCTTCCGTATCCCCAGCATGTTGGCGGTGGTGATGCGCTCAAAGGTCCAGGGGTTCTGGTTGTTCCGTTCTCGCTCCTCTTGGTCTTTCTGCATCTTCTCTAGAGTCTCACGGCTCACGGCCTTGGCAGGGAAAGGCAACTTGTGGGCAACTTGGTTAAGGATGCCTTGTACCTCCTGGAATTCGCAGCGCCCACCCACCTCGACTATGAGGCGGCCCGCCTTCACAGGAGTCACGTAGTGGTCGATGGCACCCTTGCCGCCCCCCATGCGCTGCCCCATACCCTTGCGGGTGATGGCCTTGAATGGGGCTGGTACTCGCCATAAGGCAAACATGTTCTTGGGGTCCATGAAGCGGTTGATTGTCAGGCGCATCATTTCAAAATGCCCCCAATGGAGGTAACCGCCACCCAGTGCCTAGAAGTGAATGGAAGCATTAGAAACACATAGAAATTTAGATATCCTTCATTTGTGCTTTgataggtggtgctagtggtaaagaaccctcctgccaatgcaggagacagacagacaggttcgatccctgggttcggaatatcccctgggggaggccatggcaacccactccaatattcttgccttgagaattccatgcacagaggagcctggcaggttagagACCAcagcatcgcaaagagttggacgcaactgaagtgatttagcatggcTGGGTGCTGTTCTTACGTCTCTCATGCTAATTGTGGCTTCAATGATacacatgaaagtaaaaatataaattctaataAGCACAGTGGAGGGAAAGCCTAGGGTATGATAGTAACAGAACAAGTGCGGACCCACTTCAATGGACAGCCAGGGAAGACCTCTTTGAGGAGGTGAGGTTTATAGCTAACACCAGAAGCGAACGAACCAGCCAAGGGAAAACAGATGAGCGTTCCAGGCAGAGGAATGGCACACGCGAAGCCCACAGTGAGCCTGAGCAGAAGCCAGTGTGGCTGGGGTGGAGAGAGGAACGCGGAGCACACCGAGGTGCTGAAAGGCTGGCAGGGGCTGGTTGGCCAGGCTTTGGGAAGCAGACTTGAAAACCTCTGGCTGCCTGGTGGGAACTAAACCACCGTCCACAGCCATTTGTGTAGGTAATGACGTCAAGTTTTCACAGATGCTACCTGATGAGCAGGATATGTCTAGACATCCCACATACTGAATCATGGATAATCTTGATCAGAGGTTTGAGTAGATCTCACGGTCTGACTACGGGATAAATGAGGTAACTTCTTCCGTCTCCTGCTTTTACCTTATTTTCACTCcacattaaaaaacatttatgaCTCAATGCTTGCTGGGTGTTGCACATCAGTTTAAAGAGCTGCTGGTGGCAGTTCTAGTGAAAGCTGTGGAGGAAGAGACCAGAAGGAACCCAACGAGTCTGTTTTAGTCCCTGGCTTCCGTCCTGTAGCCGTTTGACGCTGAACTCACCAAGATTGCAAAGTTGCCTTCTGTGAACTCAGTGGCTTCAGTGGAAGGACCTCGTATGTCACGCAGGTTTTTAGGCTCTCTTCTCACTTTTGGCACAAGCGGTGCCCTTTCAACAAATCTCAGCTTGGGCTTTTCAGGAATGGAGACATCTAAAAGGAGCATAGACAAGCAAGAATAAGTCAAACCGAAGGATTCTGACTTCGGTCAATGTTGAaggattcatttttttcctagacAGATTCATAACAACCAGGTCAAAGCCTTAAAGTTACCACTCAACAACAATTCCAAAAGTGTATTAGATTTACCTTGTGGATGCTTTCATTGACACTGGAATCTTTTGACTATGATAGTTGTTGATAGAAATGTTTTTGAACCTTTTAAGATAGCAAAGTTTTAAATTGCCAAccaaaatgcctttttaaaatgccTATCCTAAAGGGACTGTTAGGGAAGGTATAGAGATATGAGACAGTCACAAAATAACACAAGGTAacattttttgtgtatgtgaatGTTTCACGTGCTGCAATTAAGCTGAAttctttacatgcattatctcttttaatcttcaaaacaactttatagccctgtttttttttttagggcttcctttttagattttttaaacttttaaaaagtttaacacacatatattcaaGGGTCCaatataaaatgtgaattatCACAAAGTGAACACACAAACGTACACACATAACTATCATCCAGATAAAGAAATGGAAGGTAGTAattttaatctccattttatagaagaggaactTCAGGCCTGGAGACATTTTATAATTTGATCTGGGCCATCCAAAACAGCAAAGCCAGACAGTATGATACTATATTGTACATAAAAGCAGTTAAGTTCTCCTGCTTGCCACATTCTTACTGGGAGACTTACAACCTAGTACTTCTTTGATTTATGCTCTTTGCTTTATCTGTTCAAGGGCATTTCACACTGAGAGCTGTATATATCCTACCATGTGCTTGCCTGGTGAAGGTAGGTGGGCAGAAACCCAGGCCACACACACGATGTCTTTATCAGGTCTGACACTTTGacaatatggaaaaaaattaacttgcCATTTACAGTTATTTCCATAGTAAAATAAGCATGGGTCTGTGATGGAGTCAAATATAAAACAGGAGACTTTAAGGACTACAAAAACTGCCCCCTGCCATTTCTAtgtgtcttgggcttccctggcagttcagcagtaaagaatctgcctgccaatgcagatgtgtgttcgattcctgggtcaagaagatcccctggagaaggaaagggcaacccactccagtattcttgcctggaaaatcccactgtcagaggagcctggcaggctatagtccaaggggttgcaaaagagtcagacaccaggaGCACACAACAGAGAAACCTAGTAACATTTTCTCCCGTCTCCATGGCTGTATGCACTCCAGTGGGTGTAGTagtttcacagctgtttgtacaAGATGAGGCAGCTTCAGAAGTCCAGGCATCtttcatatttttgagatttccaatatattttcaaaagtgtAAGATTTATCAAATTGTGGCTTACCTTGCTGTTTATATTAATAAACTAATGCTTTTCACACAGTAGGTACATGCACATATGTGACCTCATCTGGAGCAAACACCAGAAGTCTAAATTGGAGGCCAATTAGGTGCAGCTGAGAAGGGGGCTGCGGGTCTCGCACCAGTTGTAGGGCATAGGGGAGGTAATCCACTGATGATTTTAGCATTTAGAACACTGCCTGGCGTAGACAGTGCCTTCAATACACGACTactggatggatgaatgggaaTGGGGCACAAGAAAACGCCTGCTCTTCACCCACCCCCCGCTAGGTTCCCTCACAGGAAAGGCTTATAAACCAGAAGACAGATAAGCTCTCACCTTCAAACGTTGGCACCGGGAGCAGCGTCTTCAGGCCGGCACGGGCGGGCGGCGCTGCCCACGAATCTACAAAGAAAGGTCAGATTAAACCCCGAAGGCGACAGGGCCAGGGCCTGACGCGCTCTGTGCCTGACGCTCCTAACGGAGCTGTCCTGCGGGCCGCGGGCTCCCCTCTGGGAGACCCGAGGCTCTCGGCCCCCGAGAAGGACCGGTCGGGGACTCG from Budorcas taxicolor isolate Tak-1 chromosome 15, Takin1.1, whole genome shotgun sequence includes the following:
- the MRPL16 gene encoding 39S ribosomal protein L16, mitochondrial, which encodes MWRLLSGARAPLLRATLLDSWAAPPARAGLKTLLPVPTFEDVSIPEKPKLRFVERAPLVPKVRREPKNLRDIRGPSTEATEFTEGNFAILALGGGYLHWGHFEMMRLTINRFMDPKNMFALWRVPAPFKAITRKGMGQRMGGGKGAIDHYVTPVKAGRLIVEVGGRCEFQEVQGILNQVAHKLPFPAKAVSRETLEKMQKDQEERERNNQNPWTFERITTANMLGIRKVLSPYDLTHRGRYWGKFYMPERV